TTACTCTTATTGGGAAGCCTATCAAATCCGCATCCTTGAATTTGAATCCAGGAGAAACTTCCCTGTCATCGAGGACAACTTCTTCACCTCTATCGAGAAGCAGACGGTACAGCTCCTCACCAACTTGCTTTTGTTCTGGATCGTTCATGTTCAAAATATCGATAATGACTGTGTAAGGTGCTACCGAGAGTGGCCATATCATGCCGTTTTCATCGTGAAAATGTTCTACAACCGCGGCCATCGTTCGGGATACACCCCAGCCGTAGCACCCCATGATGAAAGGTTTCAATTCACCGTTTTCATCCGTGAAGTAAGCCTTCATAGCTTCAGAGTACTTTGTTCCCAGCTTGAAAATATGCCCCAGTTCGATTCCTTTTGTTGCCTTAAGGGGCGTACCACAGACAGGACAAGGATCTCCCTCGACAACAGTCCTTAGATCATACCATTCGTCTACTTTGAAATCCCTTGAATGATTCGCATTGACATAGTGTGTATCTTCTTCCATCCCACCTACCACGAAATTTTTCAAACCCTTGATACTGTAATCAGCAACTTTCTTGACGTCTACACCGACTGGTCCAATGAATCCAATCGGTACACCAAAATCTTCGAGCACCTCCTCGGGAGTGGCGAGTCTCAACGATTGATCTTTCAAATGTGCTTTGAGTTTCGCTTCGTTGAGCTCTAAATCTCCTCTTATGAGAACCATTACATACCCGTCTCTTCCTTTGAAAAGAAGCGATTTTACTATCTTTCTAGGAGAAACTCCAAGAAACTTTGAAACTTCTTCTATCGTTCTGACGTTGGGGGTGGGGACTTTTTCCAGAGGTTTTTCAGGTTCATCCTCCTGTGGATACGATCCTTTGTATTCTGCCTTTTCATCACTCGCTTGATAGCCACATTTTTCACAGTAGAGAACGTTCGTCTCACCGATCTTTGCCGGCACAACGAATTCGTGGGAGGCGTTTCCACCGATTGCGCCTGTTTCTGCTTCAATCACCATGTATTTCACATTGAGTCTTTCCATAATTCGGGAGTACGCCTCTTTGAAAAGTTCGTAAGTTTCGTCCAAAGATTTCCAATCCTGATGAAAGCTGTAAGCATCTTTCATCACGAATTCTCTCGCTCTCAAAAGACCGAATCGAGGCCTTATTTCGTCTCTGTACTTATTCGCTATTTGATAAACAACCAAAGGAAGCTGTCTGTATGATCTCAATTCGTTTTTCACGAGATCTGTGACTATCTCTTCGTGTGTGGGTCCTAGAGTGAAGTCTCGTCCATGTCTATCTTTGAGTTTCATCATCTCGGGACCATAATCGTCCCATCTTCCTGATTTTTTCCAAAGTTCCGCGGGTTGAAGGATGGGCATCAAGATCTCTTGGGCGCCTATGCGGTTCATCTCTTCACGAACAATATTTTCTATTTTAAGAAGGACTCTCCTTCCAAGGGGAAGGTAAGTGTAGATGCCTGCAGCCACTTTTCTAATAAATCCACCGCGAAGGAGATATTCATGACTCACCGTTTCAACATCCGATGGCGTTTCTTTTAGAGTAGGAGCGTACAGCTGTTTCATTCGCAAGGTGCATCTCCTCCTTAAAAGCGAGTTTTCTTTGAATTATTGTATCATAGAACTGAGGAGGGAAGAATTGTGCGTTACAGAAAATTGAGCGAATACTTGAAAGAAAAATACGGAGAAAGAGTTCAAAGAATAGTCATATTCGGTGGTTTTTCTTGTCCAAACAGGGACGGGACGAAAGGAAAGGGCGGTTGTATTTACTGTGATGCCACGGGAAGCGGATTCACCACTCTTATGAAACTTCCAATACGAGAGCAAGTGGTGAGATTAAAAGAAAAATATGAAAAACGTGGGATCAAAAAGTTTATAGCTTACTTTCAAGCGTTCAGCAATACTTACGCACCCGTTGAAGAATTGAGGAAGAAATACGAGGAAGCTTTAATAGATGAAAGTATTGTTCAGCTTTCTGTTTCCACACGGCCAGATCTTGTGTCGGAATCTGTTCTAGATCTCCTAGAAGAATTCAAGGAGAGAGTAGATGTTTCTATTGAATTGGGATTGCAAACGGCAAATTACAAAACACTCGAAAAAATAAATAGGGGCCACACTTTAGCAGAATTCATTGACGCGGCCGTGAGAGTGAAACGTCGGAGAATAGAATTAATCGTTCATGTGATACTGAACCTTCCTTGGGATGATATGATCGATGTGATAGAAACTGCCAAGATCCTTTCCGCTCTCGATGTGGACGGTGTGAAAATACATTCACTATACGTTGTTGAAGGAACGAAGCTTGCAGAGATGTATAAAAGAGGAGAGATAAAGATCTGTAGTTTGGAAGAATATGTGAACAGAGTCATAGTTTTTCTTGAGCATCTCTCGCCGAATGTCGTAATTCACAGGCTCGTTGCGGATCCTCCGAGAGAAGGGACGATTTTTGGCAATTGGGGAAAGAGTAAAATAGAGATTATAAACACGATAGAAAGAGAAATGGAAAGGAGGAACTCCTATCAAGGCAAAAAGTTTGTTTATCTTAACAGGTAGCTTGTTCCTTTTACTCTTTGGATGCCTTTTCTCACCGAATTATTCCCTCTCTTTCCTCATCTGGATCGCCGCTGATAACAATCTCGAAAGCCATGTGGAAAAAGATCTCGGGGAAGCTGAGGGTAACTTGTCGTGGATAAACGTTTTTGCAATGGTGGATTATGCTTCATCAACAGATACGTTGTATCGAATTGAAGATATTGTTGTTCCTTTGAAAACCTTCAATGAGATAAACTCAGGTGATCCTGAAGCCCTGAAACAATTTTTGTTGGAATATAGCCTACCGTACACTTTTCTTGTCATCTGGAATCATGGTTTCTGGTGGCGCGGTGAATCTGTATCGAAAACATCATCGAAAGGGATTGCGTACGATGAAACCGATGGTGATTTTCTGACAATAAATGAGATAAAAGATGTTTTAAAATCTCATCCTGTGACAGTTTTGGGGTTCGATGCTTGCATTATGGGAACGTTTGAGATACTTTGGGAGTTGAAAAATGTAGCGAAGTACATCATTGCTTCTTCTGAAGAAATACCTGTTGATGGTTGGGATTATGCACCTTTGAGATATTCCTCTAGTGTGAGAGATTTGATGAGGAAGTTGGTAGAGGCCTACAAAGAAACTTATGGGACTAACGTGTCTTTGAGTGTCTGGGACACCTCCAAGCTCGAAGATGTGATGTACTGGTTGAACAAGATAGCAGATTATATGATTGAGAATGATATTTCTCCTTGGAGTTTCGAGTTCAAAAGGAGATCTATCGGTGGAAAAGAGATTGAACTGGTCGAACTCGACAGCTTCGCCGAGTCGTTCGTGAACTCAACCGACTCCACTCTATCTTCTTACGGTACGAATCTATACAATGCAATATTTTCCGCTAGGGTTTATGGTACACCGGAGGATTCCTTCGATTTACTCATATACTTTCCCCTCGATTCCAGCAATTTCGATTACTGGGAAGATTTTTCCGCTCTTTCTGATTTTATAAGAGATAGCGCCTGGGACGATCTTCTGGAACATTGGAGGGGAAGAAATTGAAAAGAGTGAACGTAAATCTTGCTTGGATTGGAGTTGTCTTATCGGTTTTGAGTAGCATTTTGTTGGTAGAATATTATAGAGAGTTCTTAGTTGGAAATCCCAACCATGTAGTAGGATTGGCTATTCTCTTTCTTTCGACGGTCTCAGTCTTCTCTCTTCTTATCGTATACAGACAATGGGCCTTTTTACTGAACGAAAATGCTTTAAAGACATTGGAGTTGGCTAGGAGATACTCGATGGTGATTAACGAAAAACCACTGGTTCCAGGTTGGTCTTATTCCACTTTCGTTGTTTTTTGGTTTCTTGGATTTCTTTTCCCAGAAGTGTGGATTTTCTCGCTACTACAGATCGTCTTTTTCGTGGTTTTCTTGCATTTCCTGTTTGAAACAATCAAGAAGCTTCAAGATTTGAAAAGACGTCTTTATAGGACGATATTCGATGCAGAGTTCAAAAGTACTGTAAAGGATAGGAATGTTCTTTCAGTCTTTCTTCTGACGATTCTTACCTTGGGCGTTTACTGGTTTTACCTAGTTATCAAACTGTCACAGGAAATCAACAATTTTTTGGACACAGACGATCAGATGATGAGAAATTTGGAGGTGAAAATGTGAAGACGTGTCCAAACAAGGAAAGAAACCTGTCCTACTGTAACTGTTCTTATCCAGGTTGTCCAAGGAAAGGAATATGTTGTGAATGTATGCACTACCACAGACAACACGGCGAACTTCCCGCATGTTACTTCCCAAACGATGCGGAGAAGACTTGGGACAGATCCATCGAACACTTCAAAAGAGTGGTGTGAGGACGCCCTCACACCACCTTTGACACGAGAGAACAAACGTTCTCAAGGAATTTCCTATCTTCTTCGGAGAACGGTGAATAGCTGTGGGAGTCTATATCCAACTCCCCTATTATTTCGCCATCTTTAAAGATAGGTATCACGATTTCTGCCTTTGTTTTTGGACTACAAGAGAGATAGTTCGTTTCTTTACTGACATCCTGAACAATGAAAGTTTCTCTTCTTTCTGCTGCCTGGCCACATATGCCGATCCCAAAGGGAATTTCGACGTGTTCCGTGGGTTCGCCGACAAACGGACCGAGCTTCAATTTTCCATCTTCTACGAAATAAAATCCTACCCAATCGTAATAAGGTACATGGTTTCTTAGGAATTTGCACAACTCTTTCAAAGGTTCTTTGCTCTCAGTCAGAATCTTTTCCACGTCTTTCATGAGTACTTCGAAGTATCTTTCTTTTCCTTCGTAATTTCCTTTATCTTCTCCCCTTCGAAGACCGATAACAGCTTGAAGAGTTACCAAGGAAAGATCTTTGAGGAAACCTTTTCTCCAGAGAGAGAACACGTCCACTACTACAATCTTTTCTTTCTCACCATCGACGACAACCCAATCACAAATCCCTAGGAGAGACATCAAGAAAACAGAGAAGTCTTCTCGTTTCAATTCTAAAAATTCTTCTCTTTCAGAGAGAGCTTCAGCACACTCCACTTTTTTGTTTCGGGAAACGTCGAGCCATTCCCATTTGAATCTGTCCAACTCTCTCCTTTCGATTTCCCACAGGATGTTCTTGATGTCTTCTTCACCAAGCTCCAGCTTTTTTTCATAGTTTGGGACGATGGGACCAAATTTTTTTCTCAAAATACCCCAGAATTCAGGCCATTTCGTTTTGTCCCATTTCAAGATTTCAAGACACTCTTCCACCTTGTTTTGAACAATGCTTCTCATGGTATTCCCTCCTTTATGATCGCTCCTCCCAATAGAATATCTCCATTGTAGAAAGCAGCTATTTGTCCGGGAGTCACAGCGAAAACTTTCTTCTCAAAAATAACCTCTATCATGTTGGCCTTGAGTCTTACGGTTGCAGGAGCCTCTTCGGATTTTTTTCTCACCCTACACACGCATTTGAATTCTTTTGGTACGTCAACATGCCACACGGGATTCTCTGCTATCAATCCGGAAAAGAAAACCTCTTCGAGATCGGAAACAACCACCAAATTTTTCTCAGGAACCTTGTTGCGTACATAAAATCTTCTTCCAAATTTCGATATTTTCATACCTTTTCTCTGACCGATGGTGTACAGAGGATATCCAAAATGAGTTCCTACTCTCTCCCCTTTCGTTGTAACTACCTCTCCTTCTTTAAGATTTACTCCTTCGTCCTTCAAGAAACTCTCCAGGCTTCCATCGGGTATGAAACAAACATCCTGACTTTCTTGTTTTTTTGCGACGTGTATTCCTGCCTCTTCTGCAATTCGCCTTATCTCTTCTTTCGTGTAGACACCGTTTGGAAACAGAAGTTTTTCAATTCTCCATGGTTCTATTCTTGCAAGAAAGTATGATTGATCTTTCTTGCGATCTATTCCTTTTTTGACAACGTTTTTTCCATACTTATCGCTGTATTCAATTCTTGCATAGTGTCCACTCGCGAAAAGATCGAATCCTTTCGAGAGAACATAATCCATGAAATAACCGAATTTTACGTATCGGTTGCAATGAACACATGGATTCGGTGTGAGACCTCTAAGAAGATCTCTTTTGAAAGGTTCTATGACTTTTTCTCTGAAGATATCTCTAACGTCAACGATCTCCATTTCCACACCCAAAGATCTAGCTATCTTAACAGCATC
The Thermotoga sp. KOL6 genome window above contains:
- a CDS encoding proline--tRNA ligase, which codes for MRMKQLYAPTLKETPSDVETVSHEYLLRGGFIRKVAAGIYTYLPLGRRVLLKIENIVREEMNRIGAQEILMPILQPAELWKKSGRWDDYGPEMMKLKDRHGRDFTLGPTHEEIVTDLVKNELRSYRQLPLVVYQIANKYRDEIRPRFGLLRAREFVMKDAYSFHQDWKSLDETYELFKEAYSRIMERLNVKYMVIEAETGAIGGNASHEFVVPAKIGETNVLYCEKCGYQASDEKAEYKGSYPQEDEPEKPLEKVPTPNVRTIEEVSKFLGVSPRKIVKSLLFKGRDGYVMVLIRGDLELNEAKLKAHLKDQSLRLATPEEVLEDFGVPIGFIGPVGVDVKKVADYSIKGLKNFVVGGMEEDTHYVNANHSRDFKVDEWYDLRTVVEGDPCPVCGTPLKATKGIELGHIFKLGTKYSEAMKAYFTDENGELKPFIMGCYGWGVSRTMAAVVEHFHDENGMIWPLSVAPYTVIIDILNMNDPEQKQVGEELYRLLLDRGEEVVLDDREVSPGFKFKDADLIGFPIRVNVGKSLKDGVVELKKRYSKELVRVKIDNGYSLFLEILEKMKKEYDPKEANE
- a CDS encoding TIGR01212 family radical SAM protein (This family includes YhcC from E. coli K-12, an uncharacterized radical SAM protein.) — translated: MRYRKLSEYLKEKYGERVQRIVIFGGFSCPNRDGTKGKGGCIYCDATGSGFTTLMKLPIREQVVRLKEKYEKRGIKKFIAYFQAFSNTYAPVEELRKKYEEALIDESIVQLSVSTRPDLVSESVLDLLEEFKERVDVSIELGLQTANYKTLEKINRGHTLAEFIDAAVRVKRRRIELIVHVILNLPWDDMIDVIETAKILSALDVDGVKIHSLYVVEGTKLAEMYKRGEIKICSLEEYVNRVIVFLEHLSPNVVIHRLVADPPREGTIFGNWGKSKIEIINTIEREMERRNSYQGKKFVYLNR
- a CDS encoding clostripain-related cysteine peptidase, producing the protein MFILTGSLFLLLFGCLFSPNYSLSFLIWIAADNNLESHVEKDLGEAEGNLSWINVFAMVDYASSTDTLYRIEDIVVPLKTFNEINSGDPEALKQFLLEYSLPYTFLVIWNHGFWWRGESVSKTSSKGIAYDETDGDFLTINEIKDVLKSHPVTVLGFDACIMGTFEILWELKNVAKYIIASSEEIPVDGWDYAPLRYSSSVRDLMRKLVEAYKETYGTNVSLSVWDTSKLEDVMYWLNKIADYMIENDISPWSFEFKRRSIGGKEIELVELDSFAESFVNSTDSTLSSYGTNLYNAIFSARVYGTPEDSFDLLIYFPLDSSNFDYWEDFSALSDFIRDSAWDDLLEHWRGRN
- a CDS encoding DUF4234 domain-containing protein, producing MNVNLAWIGVVLSVLSSILLVEYYREFLVGNPNHVVGLAILFLSTVSVFSLLIVYRQWAFLLNENALKTLELARRYSMVINEKPLVPGWSYSTFVVFWFLGFLFPEVWIFSLLQIVFFVVFLHFLFETIKKLQDLKRRLYRTIFDAEFKSTVKDRNVLSVFLLTILTLGVYWFYLVIKLSQEINNFLDTDDQMMRNLEVKM
- a CDS encoding DUF6485 family protein, with amino-acid sequence MKTCPNKERNLSYCNCSYPGCPRKGICCECMHYHRQHGELPACYFPNDAEKTWDRSIEHFKRVV
- a CDS encoding GAF domain-containing protein; its protein translation is MRSIVQNKVEECLEILKWDKTKWPEFWGILRKKFGPIVPNYEKKLELGEEDIKNILWEIERRELDRFKWEWLDVSRNKKVECAEALSEREEFLELKREDFSVFLMSLLGICDWVVVDGEKEKIVVVDVFSLWRKGFLKDLSLVTLQAVIGLRRGEDKGNYEGKERYFEVLMKDVEKILTESKEPLKELCKFLRNHVPYYDWVGFYFVEDGKLKLGPFVGEPTEHVEIPFGIGICGQAAERRETFIVQDVSKETNYLSCSPKTKAEIVIPIFKDGEIIGELDIDSHSYSPFSEEDRKFLENVCSLVSKVV
- the mnmA gene encoding tRNA 2-thiouridine(34) synthase MnmA, encoding MRKVGVALSGGVDSAVALYLLLRKGYKVKAFHMKTKEDEFFIKKEVKKKVCCSPSDTADAVKIARSLGVEMEIVDVRDIFREKVIEPFKRDLLRGLTPNPCVHCNRYVKFGYFMDYVLSKGFDLFASGHYARIEYSDKYGKNVVKKGIDRKKDQSYFLARIEPWRIEKLLFPNGVYTKEEIRRIAEEAGIHVAKKQESQDVCFIPDGSLESFLKDEGVNLKEGEVVTTKGERVGTHFGYPLYTIGQRKGMKISKFGRRFYVRNKVPEKNLVVVSDLEEVFFSGLIAENPVWHVDVPKEFKCVCRVRKKSEEAPATVRLKANMIEVIFEKKVFAVTPGQIAAFYNGDILLGGAIIKEGIP